One window of the Leptospiraceae bacterium genome contains the following:
- a CDS encoding MotA/TolQ/ExbB proton channel family protein has protein sequence MFILAIHLFLLSLPKEIYPQQEPPLQEETQMTMRETIFDWIQKGGPTMYVLGLISSIIIGFSIERYIFFKRSGVKTKNYFYVFSQHLEKGLNELETFLNQDRSLISRVLQQGIHNKSKGPQVVEKQIENAAIIEVGRLEKGLNLLSNLGNLAPLVGFFGTVIGMRNSFIQFTIKVAPTARDLAAGVEEALITTQAGLLIAIPTYLIFNLFIYWIDTLTIEIERCGNLLINKLQEDGYSNS, from the coding sequence ATGTTTATCTTAGCAATACATTTGTTTTTGTTGAGTTTGCCCAAAGAAATTTATCCACAGCAAGAACCACCTCTTCAAGAAGAAACCCAAATGACTATGAGAGAAACCATTTTTGACTGGATCCAAAAAGGTGGTCCTACCATGTATGTTTTAGGCTTGATTTCTTCTATCATCATCGGTTTTTCAATAGAACGATATATTTTCTTTAAGAGAAGTGGGGTAAAAACAAAGAATTATTTTTATGTATTCTCACAGCATTTGGAAAAAGGTCTCAATGAATTAGAGACTTTTCTTAATCAAGATCGAAGTTTAATATCAAGAGTTTTGCAACAAGGAATACACAATAAAAGCAAAGGACCTCAAGTTGTGGAAAAACAAATTGAAAATGCAGCCATAATTGAAGTAGGAAGACTTGAGAAAGGGCTAAACCTCCTTTCAAACCTTGGAAATTTAGCGCCTCTTGTAGGTTTCTTTGGAACCGTGATTGGTATGAGAAATAGCTTTATCCAATTTACCATTAAAGTAGCTCCCACAGCAAGAGATTTAGCGGCAGGGGTGGAAGAAGCTTTGATAACCACTCAAGCAGGACTTTTGATTGCGATTCCAACTTATTTGATTTTCAACTTGTTTATCTACTGGATTGATACTTTGACAATCGAGATTGAACGCTGCGGAAATTTACTCATCAACAAGCTTCAAGAAGATGGCTATTCAAATTCGTAG